A genome region from Thermomonospora amylolytica includes the following:
- a CDS encoding ATP-dependent helicase — protein MPDDVLERFSPATRAWFRGAFAAPTPAQAGAWESIARGDHTLVVAPTGSGKTLAAFLWSLDRLAAAPPPDDRERRCRVLYVSPLKALAVDVERNLRAPLTGIRQAARRLGLPEPDVRVGVRSGDTPADDRRRLVTRPPDILITTPESLFLMLTSQARQMLRGVETVIVDEVHAVAGTKRGAHLALSLERLDVLLERPAQRIGLSATVRPAEEVATFLAGSRRAGIVQAAALGDGDDPRLDLRIVVPVEDMGEPGVTPDGAADDPARRSIWPHVEERVLDLIESHRSTIVFANSRRQAERLCGRLNELAYERRYGPSLPDGAVPAEVMAQAGSGRGAPAEVARAHHGSVSKEERAGIEDSLKQGRLPAVVATSSLELGIDMGAVDLVVQVGAPPSVAGGLQRVGRAGHQVGAVSKGVIFPKYRGDLLQTAVVAERMGRGEIEELRYPRNPLDVLAQQIVAMAAMDEWTVDDLETVVRRAAPFASLPRSALEATLDMLAGRYPSEEFGELRPRLVWDRVAGVLRGRPGAQRLAVTSGGTIPDRGLFGVFLVGERSSRVGELDEEMVYESRVGDVFVLGASSWRIEDITPDRVLVSPAPGQPGKLPFWHGDSPGRPAELGRALGTFARELSRLPRERAAERVRAAGLDEWAAGNLVSYLEEQRESTGYVPDDRTLVVERFRDELGDWRLVVHSPFGARVHAPWALAIAGRLRERHGVDAQAMHADDGIVLRIPDSDEPPRMDLALFDPDDIERIVVDELGSSALFAARFRECAARSLLLPRRRPDRRMPLWQQRQRAAQLLSVASRYSSFPIVLETMRECLQDVFDVPGLVRLMRDLAGRRTRMVEVETPAPSPFARSLLFHYVGAFMYEGDAPLAERRAQALALDSSLLAELLGQADLRELLDPEIVAETERELQRLAPDRRAKDAEGVADLLRVLGPLSTGEVAARITPPGAREDVSPEARRTAGEWLAELEGARRVIRVRIAGAERWAAVEDAGRLRDALGVPLPVGVPEAFLEIVDDPLGDLVLRYARTHGPFRAGDVAARFGLGPAVVLDALRRQAAAGRVAEGEFLPVEALSGPVASEWCETGVLRMLRRRCLARLRAEVEPSPPEALGRFLPAWHGITAGRLRGMDALVQAVEQLQGAAVPASALESLVLPARVPGYSPALLDELTSAGEVVWAGQGGLPGGDGWVSLYLADTAPLLLPEPAEITTTPAHEAVLETLSDGGALFFRNLSDRVNAAGLQVADQDLVAVLWDLVWAGRLTNDTLAPLRATLGSGRPAHRPRTSRRGRPVLPSRTGPPTVAGRWWLLPEREGDVTRRSHALAEVLLERHGVVIRGAVAAERAPGGFAAVYPVLRGLEETGRCRRGYFVEGLGAAQFAVPGAVDRLRALREPSRPKDDPDELWLTPAPAHRSTPDRPPALVLAAADPANPYGAALPWPEREGETAGGHKPGRKAGALVVLVDGALVLYVERGGRTLLSWTDDPGTLQPAVDALALAVREGALGKLTVERADGEAITSSPLAQALEAAGFHPTPRGLRLRS, from the coding sequence ATGCCCGACGACGTGCTCGAACGCTTCTCCCCGGCGACCCGCGCCTGGTTCCGCGGGGCGTTCGCCGCGCCCACGCCCGCGCAGGCGGGGGCGTGGGAGTCGATCGCGCGCGGCGACCACACGCTGGTGGTCGCCCCGACCGGTTCGGGCAAGACGCTGGCGGCGTTCCTGTGGTCGCTGGACCGGCTGGCCGCCGCGCCGCCGCCGGACGACCGGGAGCGGCGCTGCCGGGTGCTGTACGTCTCACCGCTGAAGGCCCTGGCCGTCGACGTCGAGCGCAACCTGCGGGCCCCGCTGACCGGCATCCGCCAGGCGGCGCGCCGGCTGGGCCTGCCGGAGCCGGACGTGCGGGTGGGGGTGCGGTCCGGCGACACCCCCGCCGACGACCGCCGCCGTCTGGTCACCCGGCCGCCGGACATCCTGATCACCACTCCCGAGTCGCTGTTCCTGATGCTGACCTCGCAGGCGCGGCAGATGCTGCGGGGCGTGGAGACGGTGATCGTGGACGAGGTGCACGCGGTCGCCGGGACCAAGCGCGGCGCGCATCTGGCGCTGTCCCTGGAACGCCTGGACGTGCTGCTGGAACGGCCCGCCCAGCGGATCGGGCTGTCGGCGACGGTGCGGCCCGCAGAGGAGGTCGCGACGTTCCTCGCCGGGTCGCGGCGGGCCGGGATCGTGCAGGCGGCGGCCCTCGGCGACGGTGACGATCCGCGGCTGGACCTGCGGATCGTCGTCCCGGTCGAGGACATGGGCGAGCCGGGCGTGACGCCGGACGGCGCGGCCGACGACCCCGCGCGCAGATCCATCTGGCCGCACGTCGAGGAGCGGGTGCTGGACCTGATCGAGTCCCACCGGTCCACGATCGTGTTCGCCAACTCGCGGCGGCAGGCCGAGCGGCTGTGCGGGCGGCTGAACGAGCTCGCCTACGAGCGCCGGTACGGCCCGAGCCTTCCGGACGGGGCCGTTCCGGCGGAGGTGATGGCGCAGGCCGGGTCGGGGCGGGGCGCTCCGGCCGAGGTGGCGCGCGCCCATCACGGGTCGGTGTCCAAGGAGGAGCGGGCCGGGATCGAGGACTCCCTCAAACAGGGGCGGCTGCCCGCGGTCGTGGCCACCTCCAGCCTCGAGCTGGGCATCGACATGGGGGCGGTGGACCTGGTCGTCCAGGTGGGGGCGCCGCCGTCGGTGGCGGGCGGCCTGCAGCGGGTGGGCCGGGCCGGGCACCAGGTGGGGGCGGTGTCCAAAGGCGTGATCTTCCCCAAGTACCGCGGCGACCTGCTGCAGACGGCGGTGGTGGCCGAACGGATGGGCCGCGGGGAGATCGAGGAGCTGCGCTACCCTCGCAACCCGCTGGACGTGCTGGCGCAGCAGATCGTCGCGATGGCGGCGATGGATGAGTGGACGGTCGACGATCTGGAGACCGTCGTCCGGCGGGCCGCCCCGTTCGCCTCGCTGCCGCGTTCGGCGCTGGAGGCGACGCTGGACATGCTGGCGGGCCGCTATCCGAGCGAGGAGTTCGGGGAGCTGCGGCCCCGGCTGGTGTGGGACCGGGTGGCGGGGGTCCTGCGCGGCCGGCCGGGGGCGCAGCGGCTCGCGGTGACCAGCGGCGGCACGATCCCCGACCGCGGGCTGTTCGGGGTGTTCCTCGTCGGCGAGAGGTCCTCGCGGGTGGGCGAGCTGGACGAGGAGATGGTGTACGAGTCGCGGGTCGGCGACGTGTTCGTGCTGGGCGCCTCGTCCTGGCGGATCGAGGACATCACCCCGGACCGGGTGCTGGTGTCCCCGGCCCCGGGCCAGCCGGGCAAGCTGCCGTTCTGGCACGGGGACAGTCCCGGGCGGCCGGCCGAGCTGGGCCGGGCGCTGGGGACGTTCGCCCGGGAGCTGTCGCGGCTGCCGCGCGAGCGGGCGGCCGAACGGGTGCGGGCGGCGGGGCTGGACGAGTGGGCGGCCGGCAACCTGGTCTCCTACCTGGAGGAGCAGCGGGAGTCCACCGGGTACGTGCCCGACGACCGGACGCTGGTGGTGGAGCGGTTCCGCGACGAGCTGGGCGACTGGCGGCTGGTGGTGCACTCGCCGTTCGGGGCCCGGGTGCACGCGCCGTGGGCGCTGGCGATCGCGGGCAGGCTGCGCGAACGGCACGGGGTGGACGCGCAGGCGATGCACGCCGACGACGGGATCGTGCTGCGGATCCCGGACTCCGACGAGCCGCCGCGGATGGACCTGGCGCTGTTCGACCCCGACGACATCGAACGGATCGTGGTCGACGAGCTGGGATCCTCGGCGCTGTTCGCGGCCCGGTTCCGGGAGTGCGCGGCGCGTTCGCTGCTGCTGCCGCGCCGCCGTCCGGACCGGCGGATGCCGCTGTGGCAGCAGCGTCAGCGGGCGGCCCAGTTGCTGTCGGTGGCGAGCAGGTACTCCTCGTTCCCGATCGTGCTGGAGACGATGCGGGAGTGCCTGCAGGACGTGTTCGACGTTCCGGGGTTGGTGCGGCTGATGCGGGACCTGGCCGGGCGCAGGACCCGGATGGTGGAGGTGGAGACCCCCGCGCCGTCGCCGTTCGCCCGGTCGCTGCTGTTCCACTACGTGGGCGCGTTCATGTACGAGGGCGACGCGCCCCTGGCCGAACGCCGCGCCCAGGCACTGGCGCTGGACTCCTCGCTGCTGGCCGAGCTGCTGGGCCAGGCGGACCTGCGCGAGCTGCTCGACCCGGAGATCGTCGCCGAGACCGAACGCGAGCTCCAGCGGCTCGCCCCCGACCGGCGCGCCAAGGACGCCGAGGGCGTGGCCGACCTGCTGCGCGTCCTCGGCCCCCTGTCCACCGGCGAGGTCGCCGCCCGCATCACCCCGCCGGGGGCACGCGAGGACGTCTCGCCGGAGGCCCGGCGGACGGCCGGGGAGTGGCTGGCGGAGCTGGAGGGGGCGCGGCGGGTCATCCGGGTGCGGATCGCGGGGGCCGAGCGGTGGGCCGCGGTGGAGGACGCCGGGCGGTTGCGGGACGCGCTGGGCGTGCCGTTGCCGGTGGGGGTGCCGGAGGCGTTCCTGGAGATCGTCGACGACCCGCTGGGCGACCTGGTGCTGCGGTACGCGCGGACGCACGGGCCGTTCCGGGCGGGCGACGTGGCGGCGCGGTTCGGGCTGGGACCGGCGGTGGTGCTGGACGCGCTGCGCCGGCAGGCGGCCGCCGGCCGGGTGGCGGAGGGCGAGTTCCTGCCGGTGGAGGCGCTGTCCGGGCCCGTCGCGAGCGAATGGTGCGAGACCGGGGTGCTGCGGATGCTGCGGCGGCGGTGCCTGGCCCGGCTGCGGGCCGAGGTGGAGCCGTCGCCGCCGGAGGCGCTGGGACGTTTCCTGCCCGCCTGGCACGGCATCACGGCGGGCCGGCTGCGCGGAATGGACGCGCTGGTGCAGGCCGTCGAGCAGTTGCAGGGCGCGGCGGTGCCGGCCTCGGCACTGGAGTCTCTGGTGCTGCCCGCACGGGTGCCGGGCTACTCGCCGGCGCTGCTGGACGAGCTGACGTCGGCGGGCGAGGTGGTGTGGGCCGGGCAGGGCGGGCTGCCGGGCGGTGACGGCTGGGTGTCGCTGTACCTGGCCGACACCGCGCCGCTGCTGCTGCCGGAGCCGGCCGAGATCACCACGACCCCGGCGCACGAGGCGGTGCTGGAGACGCTGTCGGACGGCGGCGCGCTGTTCTTCCGGAACCTGTCGGATCGGGTGAACGCCGCCGGCCTGCAGGTCGCCGACCAGGATCTGGTGGCGGTCCTGTGGGATCTGGTGTGGGCGGGCCGGCTGACCAACGACACCCTCGCCCCGCTGCGCGCCACGCTCGGATCCGGCCGCCCGGCGCACCGTCCCCGGACGTCGCGGCGCGGCCGTCCGGTGCTGCCGTCGCGGACCGGGCCGCCGACCGTGGCGGGACGCTGGTGGCTGCTGCCGGAGCGGGAAGGCGACGTGACCCGGCGTTCGCACGCGCTCGCGGAGGTCCTGCTGGAACGCCACGGCGTCGTCATCCGCGGGGCGGTGGCCGCCGAGCGCGCCCCCGGCGGGTTCGCCGCCGTGTACCCGGTCCTGCGCGGCCTGGAGGAGACCGGCCGCTGCCGGCGGGGCTACTTCGTGGAGGGCCTGGGAGCGGCCCAGTTCGCCGTCCCGGGTGCCGTGGATCGCCTCCGCGCATTGCGGGAGCCGTCCCGCCCGAAGGACGACCCGGACGAGCTGTGGCTGACGCCCGCCCCGGCCCACCGGAGCACCCCGGACCGCCCACCGGCCCTGGTGCTCGCCGCCGCCGACCCCGCCAACCCCTACGGCGCCGCCCTCCCCTGGCCGGAACGCGAGGGCGAGACCGCCGGCGGCCACAAACCGGGCCGCAAGGCCGGCGCCCTGGTCGTCCTGGTCGACGGCGCCCTGGTCCTGTACGTCGAACGGGGCGGCCGCACCCTCCTGTCGTGGACCGACGACCCCGGCACCCTCCAGCCCGCCGTCGACGCCCTGGCCCTCGCCGTACGAGAGGGCGCCCTGGGCAAACTCACCGTCGAACGCGCCGACGGCGAGGCCATCACCTCCTCTCCCCTGGCCCAGGCCCTCGAAGCCGCCGGTTTCCACCCCACTCCCCGAGGTCTCCGCCTGCGCTCCTGA
- a CDS encoding DUF3046 domain-containing protein, with product MRLSVFWDRMNQQFGEVYAQSVAKDYVIAELGGRTIEQALADGEDAKTVWEAVCATFDVPQRLH from the coding sequence GTGCGGCTATCGGTGTTCTGGGATCGGATGAACCAGCAGTTCGGCGAGGTCTACGCGCAGAGCGTGGCCAAGGACTACGTGATCGCCGAACTCGGCGGCCGCACCATCGAGCAGGCCCTGGCGGACGGCGAGGACGCCAAGACGGTCTGGGAGGCGGTCTGCGCCACCTTCGACGTCCCGCAGCGCCTGCACTAG
- a CDS encoding ROK family transcriptional regulator: protein MANRPGTPRLLRELNDRAALELLIAQGPLTRAQIGALTGLSRVTASQLLARLEERGLVEVVGEQAGGRGPNAALYAVVPTSAYAAGLEVGPHGVTAGITDITGRQVAQVTVDPDGADDPVRLVHGAVVKACRTARVALRRLNAFVIGSPGVVDPRTGDVRFAFDLPAWHEGVLAGLRTDLRRPVVIENDVNLAAVAERAYGAARDTDDFALMWLDRGVGLSVMLGGRLYRGVSGGAGEIGYLPVPGVPLPEGVTESATWGKPALAGGFGSLVGADAVLGLAREHGLTEPTAVDCVRAAAAEADRGGPFLDALAARISYGAAAVNIVLDPGLIVLSGRLGTAGGAALAERVERAVARISPTRPRVTITEVDGNPVLRGALHAALEQAREEVFSTTTA from the coding sequence ATGGCCAACCGCCCGGGGACGCCGCGGCTGCTGCGTGAGCTCAACGACCGCGCGGCCCTGGAACTGCTGATCGCGCAGGGTCCGCTGACCCGCGCCCAGATCGGCGCGCTGACCGGCCTGTCCAGGGTCACGGCCTCCCAGTTGCTGGCCAGGCTGGAGGAGCGGGGCCTGGTCGAGGTGGTGGGGGAGCAGGCCGGCGGGCGCGGGCCCAACGCCGCCCTGTACGCCGTCGTCCCCACCAGCGCCTACGCCGCCGGGCTGGAGGTCGGCCCGCACGGCGTCACCGCCGGGATCACCGACATCACCGGACGGCAGGTCGCCCAGGTCACCGTGGACCCCGACGGCGCCGACGACCCCGTCCGGCTGGTGCACGGCGCGGTCGTCAAGGCGTGCCGCACCGCGCGGGTGGCGCTGCGCCGGCTGAACGCGTTCGTCATCGGCAGCCCCGGCGTCGTCGACCCGCGCACCGGCGACGTGCGGTTCGCGTTCGACCTGCCGGCCTGGCACGAGGGCGTGCTGGCGGGCCTGCGCACCGACCTGCGCCGTCCGGTGGTCATCGAGAACGACGTGAACCTGGCCGCCGTCGCCGAACGCGCCTACGGGGCCGCCCGCGACACCGACGACTTCGCGCTCATGTGGCTGGACCGGGGCGTGGGCCTGTCGGTGATGCTCGGCGGCCGGCTGTACCGCGGGGTCTCCGGCGGCGCGGGCGAGATCGGGTACCTCCCCGTTCCCGGCGTGCCGCTCCCCGAGGGCGTCACCGAGTCCGCCACCTGGGGCAAGCCCGCCCTGGCCGGCGGTTTCGGCTCGCTGGTCGGCGCGGACGCCGTGCTGGGCCTGGCCCGGGAGCACGGGCTGACCGAACCCACCGCCGTCGACTGCGTCCGCGCCGCCGCGGCCGAGGCGGATCGCGGCGGCCCCTTCCTGGACGCCCTGGCCGCCCGCATCTCCTACGGCGCCGCCGCCGTCAACATCGTCCTGGACCCCGGCCTCATCGTCCTGTCCGGCCGGCTCGGCACCGCCGGCGGCGCCGCTCTGGCCGAACGCGTGGAACGTGCCGTGGCCCGCATCAGCCCCACCCGCCCCCGCGTCACGATCACCGAGGTGGACGGCAACCCCGTCCTGCGCGGCGCCCTCCACGCCGCCCTGGAACAGGCCCGCGAAGAGGTCTTCTCCACCACGACCGCCTGA
- a CDS encoding extracellular solute-binding protein, whose amino-acid sequence MKFFKFAATAAAVALAVTACGGDGGEDTAGEAPAKLNVWMMGEGTPEQTAFLDGVEAEFRKKHPNTDVVIKYVPWPQVATTFQKAVAGGEGPDVTEIGNTDVQSHISQGNLADITDEVKGWSEAATLNKTALANDQSGGKTYAVPWYGGVRGVWYRTDWFTELGITPPKTWAELVAAAKKIQDEKGVPGIGAPSDQTNAILSFIWGNGGEVAVKEGDKWAGRLDQPQAKEAIDFYAGLVTTEKVAPEKYIGKNELQGPQQDFALGKLGMYIDGSWALKEMKKVSDKDADKWGVFPIPAKNGGNAPVMAGGSDLAVWENSKAKDVAFDYITVLNNKANAAKWADYSGFSSMFTDVKFTDPKLAPFTAIAANTKMAPLSAGWGDFEQTKKVIPNAVKAIMQGGSSAEELKKANEQADELLNP is encoded by the coding sequence GTGAAGTTCTTCAAGTTCGCGGCCACGGCGGCCGCGGTCGCCCTGGCCGTCACGGCCTGTGGCGGAGACGGCGGTGAGGACACGGCCGGTGAGGCTCCGGCCAAGCTCAACGTGTGGATGATGGGCGAGGGGACCCCGGAGCAGACCGCGTTCCTGGACGGGGTCGAGGCCGAGTTCCGCAAGAAGCACCCGAACACCGACGTGGTCATCAAGTACGTGCCGTGGCCGCAGGTCGCCACCACGTTCCAGAAGGCCGTCGCCGGCGGCGAGGGGCCGGACGTCACCGAGATCGGCAACACCGACGTCCAGTCCCACATCTCGCAGGGCAACCTGGCCGACATCACCGACGAGGTCAAGGGCTGGAGCGAGGCCGCGACCCTCAACAAGACCGCGCTCGCCAACGACCAGTCCGGCGGCAAGACCTACGCCGTGCCCTGGTACGGCGGCGTCCGCGGCGTCTGGTACCGCACCGACTGGTTCACCGAGCTGGGCATCACGCCGCCCAAGACCTGGGCGGAACTGGTCGCGGCGGCCAAGAAGATCCAGGACGAGAAGGGTGTGCCCGGCATCGGCGCCCCCAGCGACCAGACCAACGCCATCCTCAGCTTCATCTGGGGCAACGGCGGCGAGGTCGCCGTCAAGGAGGGCGACAAGTGGGCCGGCAGGCTCGACCAGCCGCAGGCCAAGGAGGCGATCGACTTCTACGCCGGCCTGGTCACCACCGAGAAGGTCGCCCCCGAGAAGTACATCGGCAAGAACGAGCTGCAGGGCCCCCAGCAGGACTTCGCGCTCGGCAAGCTCGGCATGTACATCGACGGCAGCTGGGCGCTCAAGGAGATGAAGAAGGTCTCCGACAAGGACGCCGACAAGTGGGGCGTCTTCCCCATCCCGGCCAAGAACGGCGGCAACGCCCCCGTGATGGCCGGCGGCTCCGACCTGGCCGTGTGGGAGAACAGCAAGGCCAAGGACGTCGCGTTCGACTACATCACCGTGCTCAACAACAAGGCCAACGCCGCCAAGTGGGCCGACTACAGCGGCTTCTCGTCGATGTTCACCGACGTGAAGTTCACCGACCCCAAGCTGGCCCCGTTCACCGCCATCGCCGCCAACACCAAGATGGCCCCGCTCAGCGCCGGCTGGGGCGACTTCGAGCAGACCAAGAAGGTCATCCCGAACGCCGTCAAGGCGATCATGCAGGGCGGATCCAGCGCCGAGGAGCTCAAGAAGGCCAACGAGCAGGCCGACGAGCTACTCAACCCCTGA
- a CDS encoding ATP-grasp domain-containing protein, translating into MTLTVVFCADPLNPRCVEPHFAREAGAVRDHYGNVVLIDHDALRRGDVLTAIRRVPRDLGPAWYRGWMLTTAEYTALAAALRERGTPLLTHPEDYRRAHELPGWHDTFAGLTPHSVWRPLPPRTVPDDLAELVRPLPPGPAVVKDYVKSRKHEWEEACFVPDVKNTTQLRGVVAKMVALQDEFLTGGLVVREYEPYDTGEARVWWVDGEPALIGPHPDEPDHYPEPELDTVATAVRALGCRFITTDLARRTDGRWRVVEVGDGQVSDLPASMDPMDLYAHLPVPD; encoded by the coding sequence ATGACGCTGACCGTCGTCTTCTGCGCCGATCCACTCAACCCCCGGTGCGTCGAGCCGCACTTCGCGCGCGAGGCGGGTGCGGTGCGCGACCACTATGGCAACGTCGTGCTGATCGACCACGACGCGCTGCGGCGGGGCGACGTGCTCACCGCGATCCGCCGGGTGCCCCGCGACCTGGGCCCGGCCTGGTACCGCGGCTGGATGCTGACCACGGCCGAGTACACCGCGCTGGCCGCCGCCCTCAGGGAACGCGGCACTCCCCTGCTCACCCATCCGGAGGACTACCGGCGGGCGCACGAGCTGCCGGGCTGGCACGACACGTTCGCGGGGCTGACCCCGCACAGCGTGTGGCGCCCGCTGCCGCCCCGCACCGTTCCCGACGACCTGGCCGAGCTGGTGCGGCCGCTGCCGCCCGGGCCCGCGGTGGTCAAGGACTACGTGAAGTCCCGCAAGCACGAGTGGGAGGAGGCCTGCTTCGTCCCGGACGTCAAGAACACCACCCAGTTGCGCGGCGTGGTGGCCAAGATGGTGGCACTGCAGGACGAGTTCCTGACCGGCGGGCTGGTGGTCCGCGAGTACGAGCCGTACGACACCGGCGAGGCGCGGGTGTGGTGGGTGGACGGCGAGCCGGCGCTGATTGGCCCGCACCCCGACGAGCCCGACCACTACCCCGAGCCGGAGCTGGACACGGTGGCCACCGCGGTGCGGGCGCTGGGCTGCCGGTTCATCACCACCGACCTGGCGCGCCGGACCGACGGCCGGTGGCGGGTGGTGGAGGTCGGCGACGGCCAGGTCAGCGACCTGCCGGCCTCGATGGACCCGATGGACCTGTACGCCCATCTGCCCGTTCCGGACTAG
- a CDS encoding carbohydrate ABC transporter permease, whose protein sequence is MLDTAPAVRAARGRPGRRSSGPARPRRHRPWPYLLIAPTLVVIALLMFWPMIQIAIMSFQKVGNRQLAGAPAESVGTENYRTVLSDELFWQSLRSTVLFAVVAVTLTLVLGTLVGLLLNRLGRRMAALVSAGVMVAWATPPITAAIIFTWLFGTTGGVVNWFLDLLPDALVGGGWLDHNWFATPLRTYTVLTVCVVWQSFPFVAVSVLAGLKSLPGELLEAARVDGASAWRAFWTITFPILRPIFLVLLVLSIIWDFKVFTQLFIMSGMANRDAFNLLLYSYSEAFGGMNAKLGLGSAIAAILTLLLLAVTAVYVRIMVRQGETS, encoded by the coding sequence ATGCTGGACACCGCTCCCGCCGTGCGGGCCGCGCGGGGCCGCCCGGGCCGGAGATCCTCCGGCCCGGCGCGGCCCCGCCGCCACCGCCCGTGGCCCTATCTGCTGATCGCGCCGACCCTGGTGGTCATCGCGCTGCTGATGTTCTGGCCGATGATCCAGATCGCGATCATGTCGTTCCAGAAGGTCGGCAACCGGCAGCTGGCCGGCGCGCCCGCCGAGTCGGTCGGCACCGAGAACTACCGCACCGTCCTGTCCGACGAGCTGTTCTGGCAGAGCCTGCGCAGCACCGTGCTGTTCGCCGTCGTGGCGGTCACCCTGACGCTGGTGCTGGGAACGCTGGTCGGCCTGCTGCTGAACCGGCTGGGCAGGCGCATGGCGGCGCTGGTGTCGGCCGGGGTGATGGTCGCCTGGGCCACCCCGCCGATCACCGCCGCGATCATCTTCACCTGGCTGTTCGGCACGACCGGCGGCGTCGTCAACTGGTTCCTGGACCTGCTGCCCGACGCGCTGGTCGGCGGCGGCTGGCTGGACCACAACTGGTTCGCCACCCCGCTGCGCACCTACACCGTGCTGACCGTGTGCGTGGTGTGGCAGTCGTTCCCGTTCGTGGCGGTCAGCGTGCTGGCCGGGCTCAAGAGCCTGCCGGGCGAGCTGCTGGAGGCCGCGCGGGTGGACGGGGCGTCGGCCTGGCGGGCGTTCTGGACGATCACCTTCCCGATCCTGCGGCCGATCTTCCTGGTGCTGCTGGTGCTCAGCATCATCTGGGACTTCAAGGTCTTCACCCAGCTGTTCATCATGTCCGGGATGGCCAACCGGGACGCCTTCAACCTGCTGCTGTACTCCTACTCGGAGGCGTTCGGCGGGATGAACGCCAAGCTGGGCCTCGGCTCGGCGATCGCCGCGATCCTCACCCTGCTGCTGCTGGCGGTCACCGCCGTGTACGTACGGATCATGGTCAGGCAGGGGGAGACCTCATGA
- a CDS encoding carbohydrate ABC transporter permease yields the protein MRRLRAFGLNALGLAVFAVAIFPVVWMVSTAFKPNEEIFSTTPRPLPGDPTLEHFDFVLNSGIAEVSFWTYLRNSALLAIVTVLVSGVLAVLAATAVARFRFRFRTTFLVMLLVVQMVPCEALVLPLFLDLKRLGMIDNLAGLVVVYVGFALPFSIWMLRGFVAAIPRELEEAAAIDGASPVRTFWTVLLPLIAPGLVATSIFSFITAWNEFIFAFTFLDDQDKYTLPVMMQYFFGNASNEWGPIMAASTLLTLPVIAFFLLVQRRMVSGLTTGAVKG from the coding sequence ATGAGACGGCTGCGCGCCTTCGGGCTCAACGCGCTCGGGCTGGCGGTGTTCGCGGTGGCGATCTTCCCGGTGGTGTGGATGGTCTCCACCGCGTTCAAGCCGAACGAGGAGATCTTCAGCACCACGCCGCGGCCGCTGCCGGGCGACCCCACCCTGGAGCACTTCGACTTCGTGCTGAACAGCGGGATCGCCGAGGTCTCGTTCTGGACGTACCTGCGCAACAGCGCGCTGCTGGCGATCGTGACCGTGCTGGTGTCCGGGGTGCTGGCGGTGCTGGCGGCGACCGCGGTGGCCCGCTTCCGGTTCCGGTTCCGCACCACCTTCCTGGTCATGCTGCTGGTGGTGCAGATGGTGCCGTGCGAGGCACTGGTGCTGCCGCTGTTCCTGGACCTCAAGCGGCTCGGCATGATCGACAACCTGGCCGGCCTGGTGGTGGTCTACGTCGGTTTCGCGCTGCCGTTCTCGATCTGGATGCTGCGCGGCTTCGTCGCCGCGATCCCCCGCGAGCTGGAGGAGGCCGCCGCCATCGACGGGGCCAGCCCGGTCCGCACGTTCTGGACCGTGCTGCTCCCGCTGATCGCGCCGGGCCTGGTCGCCACCAGCATCTTCTCGTTCATCACCGCCTGGAACGAGTTCATCTTCGCCTTCACGTTCCTGGACGACCAGGACAAGTACACCCTCCCGGTGATGATGCAGTACTTCTTCGGCAACGCCAGCAACGAGTGGGGCCCGATCATGGCCGCCTCCACCCTGCTGACCCTGCCGGTGATCGCCTTCTTCCTCCTCGTCCAACGCCGGATGGTCTCCGGCCTGACCACCGGAGCCGTCAAGGGATGA